One window of the Microvirga mediterraneensis genome contains the following:
- the mraZ gene encoding division/cell wall cluster transcriptional repressor MraZ, which yields MNRFVSNFTNKLDSKGRVSIPASFRAVLARDGFEGLYVHPALDAQALDAGGNTLLNEIDAFLSTLSPYSDERDQLSTALFGTSEILKVDPEGRVILTDTVKVHAGIGDTVTFVGLGHKFQIWEPERFRAHLEEARTKVRDLKKALGSRVMEPRLVQNTSPGVRER from the coding sequence ATGAACCGCTTCGTGTCCAATTTCACCAACAAGTTGGATTCGAAGGGTCGCGTCTCGATCCCCGCATCCTTCCGGGCCGTTCTGGCCAGGGATGGATTCGAGGGGCTCTACGTTCATCCGGCGCTCGACGCGCAGGCATTGGACGCGGGCGGCAATACGCTTCTGAACGAGATCGATGCGTTCTTGTCGACGCTGTCGCCCTATTCGGACGAGCGGGATCAGCTGTCGACGGCGTTGTTCGGGACCAGCGAAATTCTGAAGGTCGATCCGGAAGGGCGTGTCATCCTGACGGACACGGTAAAAGTGCATGCCGGGATCGGCGATACGGTGACGTTCGTCGGACTCGGTCACAAGTTCCAGATTTGGGAGCCCGAGCGCTTCCGTGCGCACTTGGAGGAGGCGCGCACGAAGGTCCGAGACCTGAAGAAAGCATTGGGAAGCCGAGTCATGGAGCCAAGGTTAGTGCAGAACACCTCACCAGGAGTACGGGAGCGATGA
- the rsmH gene encoding 16S rRNA (cytosine(1402)-N(4))-methyltransferase RsmH translates to MMGRGDGPGAGAAGGPSRHVPVLLEEVCTALDVKRGGTFIDGTFGAGGYTRAILDGHPQNKVVAIDRDPDAIAGGASLAAKFKKRLMLVSGRFGDLDELAHAQGFESVDGVVLDIGVSSMQLDQAERGFSFRNEGPLDMRMEQSGPSAADLVNESSEAELADIFYHYGEERRARAVARAIIEMRRRQPFETTRQLADLVASLIRQEPGGIHPATRVFQGLRIAVNDELGELVRALHAAERILKPGGRLVVVTFHSLEDRIVKQFFAARTGRAATGSRHLPTAAAPEPTFDAVTRGPVGPSEQEMARNPRARSAKLRAGERTSTPPQEPLSAIAMLAELPQTAEKRGGRR, encoded by the coding sequence ATGATGGGACGCGGCGACGGCCCAGGAGCCGGAGCCGCTGGCGGACCGTCCCGTCACGTTCCTGTGCTCCTGGAAGAGGTGTGCACGGCTCTCGATGTCAAGCGCGGCGGCACTTTCATCGACGGCACGTTCGGCGCAGGCGGTTATACGCGCGCCATTCTCGACGGACATCCCCAGAACAAGGTTGTTGCCATCGACCGCGATCCCGATGCGATCGCGGGCGGCGCTTCCCTCGCGGCCAAATTCAAGAAGCGCCTGATGCTCGTCTCCGGACGCTTCGGGGATCTCGACGAGCTCGCGCATGCGCAGGGTTTCGAGAGCGTCGACGGCGTCGTTCTCGACATCGGCGTGTCGTCCATGCAGCTCGACCAGGCCGAGCGCGGCTTCTCGTTCCGCAACGAGGGGCCGCTCGACATGCGCATGGAGCAGAGCGGTCCGAGCGCGGCCGATCTCGTAAACGAATCCTCCGAGGCCGAGCTTGCGGACATTTTCTACCATTACGGCGAAGAGCGGCGCGCCCGCGCGGTGGCCCGCGCCATCATCGAGATGCGCCGCCGCCAGCCGTTCGAGACCACGCGTCAGCTGGCCGATCTCGTCGCATCGCTGATCCGCCAGGAGCCCGGCGGCATCCATCCGGCCACGCGCGTGTTCCAGGGCCTGCGCATCGCGGTCAACGACGAGCTCGGCGAATTGGTGCGCGCCCTGCACGCGGCGGAGCGCATCCTGAAGCCCGGCGGCCGTCTCGTGGTCGTCACGTTCCATTCGCTGGAAGACCGCATCGTGAAGCAGTTCTTCGCGGCCCGCACCGGCCGCGCGGCCACCGGCTCGCGCCACCTGCCGACAGCCGCCGCGCCGGAGCCCACTTTCGATGCAGTCACCAGAGGTCCGGTCGGTCCTAGCGAGCAGGAAATGGCGCGCAATCCGCGGGCGCGCTCGGCGAAATTGCGGGCGGGCGAGCGCACGAGCACGCCGCCGCAGGAGCCTTTGAGCGCCATCGCCATGCTGGCCGAACTGCCGCAGACAGCCGAAAAACGGGGAGGGCGCCGATGA
- the ftsL gene encoding cell division protein FtsL — protein MIRLLHIIAISALIASAGYAYSIKYDTLYYAEQVAKLKTKVQREREAIAVLQAEWQYLDRPDRLQEAADKHLDLQPLKIQQLARLSELPNRPSREDEIGRKLEALGLLGPTSTPKDKNSDARTPTTQTPRR, from the coding sequence ATGATCCGGCTGCTCCATATCATCGCGATTTCCGCCCTCATCGCATCGGCGGGTTATGCCTATTCGATCAAGTACGACACGCTCTACTACGCGGAGCAGGTGGCGAAGCTGAAGACCAAGGTGCAGCGCGAGCGCGAGGCCATCGCGGTGCTGCAGGCCGAGTGGCAATATCTCGACCGCCCCGACCGCCTCCAGGAGGCCGCCGACAAGCATCTCGACCTGCAGCCGCTGAAGATTCAGCAGCTCGCGCGCCTGTCCGAGCTGCCGAACCGTCCGTCTCGCGAGGACGAGATCGGCCGCAAGCTCGAAGCGCTCGGCCTCCTCGGTCCGACGTCGACGCCGAAGGACAAGAATTCGGACGCCCGCACCCCGACGACCCAAACCCCTAGACGGTGA